The Humidesulfovibrio mexicanus DNA window ACGGTGGCTCTTCGTCCCTGCTGGCAGGGGACACCATCACGCTCATCAACGCCGGAACTCTGGTCACGAACAGCGGGCTGAACACCAGCGCGAGCGGCACGGGAATGCAGGGCGTGACCCTGCTCTACAACTTCGACATCTCAACCGTCGGCAACACGCTGTTGGCCACGGTGGCAGCCAACGCGGGGCTTACGGTCAACGAACAGACCAAGGCGCTTTCGGAAGGGTTTGTTTCCGGCCTGGGCATGGTGACGCAAGGCGCGGACGTGGCCGCCGGGCAGGGCATGGATTCCGCCGTTGCCGCGGCCAAGGCCGGGGCTGCGGCCGGCGGCGGCGCGCCTGTCGGGTTCGGCGCGGTTTCCGGCGGTTCCGTGCGGTACAATACCGGCTCGCATGTGAATGTGAACAGCGCCTCCCTGATGGCCGGTCTGGCCTGGGGAGCCAAGAATCCGCTCGGCCGCCTGACCTTCGGGCCGTTTGTCGAATACGGCTACGGCTCGTACAGCACCTATAATTCGTTCAGCAACGCCGCTTCGGTCAAAGGAGACGGCACCACCAGCTACTATGGCGGCGGTGTTCTTGGCCGCCTGGATTTGCCCGACAGCGGCCCCGGCCACGCCTATGTTGAAGCCTCGACCCGGGCTGGCGGCCTGCAGAACGACTACAAGTCATCCGACCTGCGCGACGCCTCCGGGCGCAGCGCGGAATACGATTCGTCGTCCATGTATTTGGGTTTTCATTTGGGCACCGGCTATGTCTGGAACATCATGGAGAATGCGTCCCTTGACCTCTACGGCAAATACTTCTGGACGCGGCAGCTGGGCGACCGCGTCACGCTGTCTACCGGCGACCCCATCGACTTTAAGGATGTGGACTCCAACCGGCTGCGCATCGGCTCGCGCTTCAGCTACACGATGCATGAGGGGCTCGCCCCCTACGTCGGCGCGGCCTATGAGCATGAGTTTGACGGCAAGGCCCGCGCCACCACAAACGGGTATAGCATGAAGGCCCCGTCCATGGGCGGCGATACCGGCGTCTGTGAGCTTGGTCTTGTGTACGCGCCGCTGGAATCGTTGCCGTTTTCTTTCGATCTTGGCGTGCAGGGCTATGTGGGCAAACGCGAGGGCGTGACCGGCAGCTTGCAGGCCAAGTACGAATTCTAGCCGCGGGAATGCCCTGCGGGCCAGTCGAAGGCCAGCGGCTCTCGTGGCCCATGGTGTGCCAGGATTGCGTAAGATTCGCCCAGGATTTCGCTAAAGCGCCCACAGGCGCTGCAAGAAGGGGGGCCAACGCTTTCGTGGAGCGCTGGCCTCGCTAGCCCGTTTCGCCGCGGCCCAAAAGCCGCAAGAGCCCGTCCAGAATGGTCCAGGGGTGCGGCGCGCAGCCCGGCACCAAAAGATCCACCGGAAGCATGGCCCCGCAGCCGTCGTGGGCCTCCGCATGGCCCGCGAACGGTCCGCCGGAAATGGCGCAGGACCCGACCGCGATGGCCACGCGCGGCTCGGGCGTGGCGGCCCAGGTCTTCTCCAGGCCCAGGCGCATGTTCTCGGTCACCGGCCCGGTGACCAGCACCCCGTCGGCGTGGCGCGGCGAGGCCACGAACTGGATGCCGAAGCGCCCCAGGTCGAAGACCAGGGTGTTCAAGACGTTGGTGTCCAGTTCGCAGGCGTTGCAGCCGCCCGCGCTCACCTGCCGCAGCTTGAGGGAGCGCTTGAACAGGGCCAGGCGTTCCGGCGGCAGGGCCTCTGCGTGCACAAACGGCCCGCCGCGCAGGATGAGCGCCTCGCGCCTGCTTGCGGACATGCGGAAGTCGCCCGTGAAGCGTATGGCCCCCTGCGGGCAGGCGGCCGCGCAGTCGGTGCAGAACAGGCAGCGGCCCAGGTCCAGGGACAGCCCGCCGCTCACGGGGTCGTCCAGGCGGATGGCCCCGGCCGGGCAGGCGGCCGCGCAGGCTCCGGGCGTGGGGCAGCCCGTGCAGGCGGCGGGGTCTATCTCCGGCCGTCCGGGATAGCGGTCCGGCAGAACGGGCTGCTTGTGCGGGTAGGGCAGGGTGCGGTGGCCTTGGCGCAGGCGGGCGATGACGTGTTGGATCATGTCCGCCTCCCTAAAGGTCGTGTCCGCAGTAGGACAGGCTGAAGCTTTTGTTGCATATGGGGAAGTCCGAAATCTGCTGGTTGCGCAGGGCCATGGACAGCCCGGCCCAGTTGTGGAAGCTGGGATCCACCACCTTGTAGGCGCAGAAGCGCCCGGTCGCGTCGGTCAGGGCCACGTGGCAGATCTCGCCCCGCCAGCCCTCCACCAGGGACACGGCCAGGCTTTCCGGGGCCAGGGCGCCCATGGGCGTGGCGAAGCCGCAACGCGACGGGCATTGGGGCAGGTGGGTCAGGCGCTCGCGCAGGAACTTGTCCGAGTGCAGAAGCTCAATGTGCCGCACAAAGGCGCGCCCGGCCACGTCGCCGGTCTGGGCCACGGCCACGGGAATATGGGAGAAGGCGTAGGCCCCGACGGGATAGTCCTGGCGCACGTCGATCTCCACGTCGCAGGCCCGCGCGGCCACGCCCACAAGCCCCAGGGCCAGGGCGTCCACGCGGGAGACCGGCCCGGTGCGCTCAAGGCGCGACACCACCGAAGGCGTGCTCCACAGAAGCTCCACCGCCTCCACGCACTGCGGGAACACCTCGGAGAGGTGCGCCAGCACCGCCTCGGCCCTGGCGCGGTCCAGGTCGAAGCGGGTGCCGCCGGGGGTGAGCAGCCCGCGCCCGAAGCGGCTGCCGCACAGGGCGGCCGTCATGTTCAGAAAATCGCCGCGGATGCGTCCCAAGAACGACGAGGTTGGCAGAAAGCCCAGGTCCATGGCCAGCGCGCCCAGGTCGCCCGCGTGGTTGGCCAGGCGCTCCAGCTCAAGGGCGATGGCCCGGAACACCTGCGCCCCGGCGGGAACCGGGCAACCGGCCAGGGCCTCCAGGGCCTGGCAGGCCGCCGTGGCGTGGCCGATGGTCGTGTCGCCGCAGAGGGTCTGCATGTGCTGCAGGAACAGGGGGCCGGGCCCTCCGACAAGCGCGCGCTCCACGCCCCGGTGCTGGTAGCCTAGGGATATCTCCAGGTTCAGCACGTCCTCGCCGTGGCACAAGAAGCGGAAGTGCCCGGGCTCGATGATGCCCGCGTGCACCGGGCCCACGGCCACCTCGTGCCCGCCCTCGCCCTGCGCCTCCATGAAGCGCGCCAGGCCGATCTCCGGACCGTTGGCCGAAGCGTTGTCCGGGGCGCGCTGGGGAAAGCGCACCGGCTTCAGCCAGGGGTGTCCCAGGGGGGTGACGCCCCAGGTCTCCCATATCTCGCGCTCGAAAAGATGGGCCTGCGGGCAGTCGGGCGTCAGCGCCGGATAGGCCGACCCGGCAGGGGCGGAAATGACATGCAGCACACCCAGGCGGTCTTCGGCCAGCACGGCCAGAAGCCGAAGCTCGTCGGCCACGGGAGCGCAGAACAGCGCCGCCAGCCGGGCCTCGTGCAGCACCGCCTCCAGCACCTCGGTGCAGAACTCCTCGGCCGGAAGGCGCGGCACCGCGCGCAGGGGAATGGCCTGGGCGTTGCGCATGGCTAGAACCCTCCCGTTATGCGCGCGGACGCGGCCAGCATGTCGGCCAGGGGCTCCGGGTGCCACAGGCCCAGCAGCAAAACGCAGAGCATGAGCACAAGCGGCGGCCAGCAGGCGCTCATGCGCTCGGCCTGGCGCGGTTGCGCCCCGTGCCCCTGCGCCATGCGGAAGGCG harbors:
- a CDS encoding NADH-quinone oxidoreductase subunit B family protein encodes the protein MIQHVIARLRQGHRTLPYPHKQPVLPDRYPGRPEIDPAACTGCPTPGACAAACPAGAIRLDDPVSGGLSLDLGRCLFCTDCAAACPQGAIRFTGDFRMSASRREALILRGGPFVHAEALPPERLALFKRSLKLRQVSAGGCNACELDTNVLNTLVFDLGRFGIQFVASPRHADGVLVTGPVTENMRLGLEKTWAATPEPRVAIAVGSCAISGGPFAGHAEAHDGCGAMLPVDLLVPGCAPHPWTILDGLLRLLGRGETG
- a CDS encoding autotransporter domain-containing protein, which codes for MLFLKGSTGSVHSARLSSFPRAALRYAAALSLGLALLLPQHGVAASVDYSSDFHDVIGNGSALDSLFSIGGSNNLASHAENIYASGNTVNILGGAVVDYGIYGGYHDGTTTSADLAASNNSVTIASGFVGHGTLDIFGGYAKTANAFSMTASDNTVTINGGTARYVYGGYAYINTFGAITATASGNSVTFNAGTLGSIYGGSAYSHTGGTTHAVANGNTVALSGGTVSSVYGGKAYAHDGNAEAKNNSVTISGGTVLWSVYGGYAYAGNDPAQATGNTVTISGSPNLTAASLYGGGTGFGNAEIFTGNTLNVKTSGLTAAQLKNFQYLNFYLPTTLAAGDTVLTVTGTADLTGSAGRSSTVNVGIDGGSSSLLAGDTITLINAGTLVTNSGLNTSASGTGMQGVTLLYNFDISTVGNTLLATVAANAGLTVNEQTKALSEGFVSGLGMVTQGADVAAGQGMDSAVAAAKAGAAAGGGAPVGFGAVSGGSVRYNTGSHVNVNSASLMAGLAWGAKNPLGRLTFGPFVEYGYGSYSTYNSFSNAASVKGDGTTSYYGGGVLGRLDLPDSGPGHAYVEASTRAGGLQNDYKSSDLRDASGRSAEYDSSSMYLGFHLGTGYVWNIMENASLDLYGKYFWTRQLGDRVTLSTGDPIDFKDVDSNRLRIGSRFSYTMHEGLAPYVGAAYEHEFDGKARATTNGYSMKAPSMGGDTGVCELGLVYAPLESLPFSFDLGVQGYVGKREGVTGSLQAKYEF
- a CDS encoding hydrogenase large subunit; translated protein: MRNAQAIPLRAVPRLPAEEFCTEVLEAVLHEARLAALFCAPVADELRLLAVLAEDRLGVLHVISAPAGSAYPALTPDCPQAHLFEREIWETWGVTPLGHPWLKPVRFPQRAPDNASANGPEIGLARFMEAQGEGGHEVAVGPVHAGIIEPGHFRFLCHGEDVLNLEISLGYQHRGVERALVGGPGPLFLQHMQTLCGDTTIGHATAACQALEALAGCPVPAGAQVFRAIALELERLANHAGDLGALAMDLGFLPTSSFLGRIRGDFLNMTAALCGSRFGRGLLTPGGTRFDLDRARAEAVLAHLSEVFPQCVEAVELLWSTPSVVSRLERTGPVSRVDALALGLVGVAARACDVEIDVRQDYPVGAYAFSHIPVAVAQTGDVAGRAFVRHIELLHSDKFLRERLTHLPQCPSRCGFATPMGALAPESLAVSLVEGWRGEICHVALTDATGRFCAYKVVDPSFHNWAGLSMALRNQQISDFPICNKSFSLSYCGHDL